GATGCCTCAGGAGTTCAATGTAATATTACTGATTAATAGTCTGTCCACGAAAAACTAATTCTTTATGAACTAGTCTATCAACCTCGATACACACGATCATCATTCTCTGGTGAAAATCTGCCATGGTGGCTTCGAGACGTGTGAAAAAAATCTGTTGCTGTGGTCTTTATGTAGCTTTACGGACTCACACTTGTTGAAAAAAGAGCTTTTCACATGTATGTCAACAACAGAAGTAAAACATTCTTAATGTAGAAAAACACTAAATATGGAAATGTTATAATGAGATTTTGctctaaatgtttttttcaggATGGGGGCACAACTTCTGATATTGCAAGGTGAGGAGGGACATGCACAAATTTTGCGCTATACCAGCGACTCGTTAATGTGTCTTGAAGGTCCCATGATCATCAAATAAACCACTTTTtggtgttcttttttattttcttgtccatGCTAATGTACGAAACCCACTAAACAACATCATCTGAACTAATGTGTACTCAGCATCTTTAAGTTTCTTTATGAAGCACTTTGATCTCCTTTACCATTGAATGTCCTTGCAATGGACAGCACAGAGTAAGGTGCAGCCTAGTGGCACATACTGGAACTACAGCAGAATTGCATGACGCACCTTCTGTGGCAGGTTCAATGCTAGTCCTCCATAGGGTTTGGTATCTGCAGGTACCCATCGATtacctgcaaaaaaaaagaataattttagaacttggaatttaaatgaagaaataattatttttgtaaaaccggttcctccctgtgtggatagcgctttgagtactgagaaaagcgctatataaatgtaatgaattattattattattattaggcaaaaaaacagtgtgtaacatttttatttgtttatgatcACATATATAGTTGTGTAATTTTTgtattgtcacatttcataaaagatttaatttatttgtttatttatttagttttgtttaaaataatcttCCGTAATGGCTTTTAATACAAAACACTAAAGAAGAAACCAGCAAGATGCATAGCTGAAAAGAGAACATTAATAAAACCCACAAACACAAAGACAGTTGCTTTCTGCAGTCCACCTTGGGGTATGGACCCGAGTTTGTGGATTGGGTGCTGCTGTTGCACATTGGAGTCCCAAACATGGTGGAGTTTATGAAGCCTCCAATAAGAGTCCTAAATCAGGTCAATACCATCACCAGTGTGCCCAGATACAGCTAAACCAAGCAACAAGCCTCCAACTACTAATGACAGGCCTCAGTGTAACCAGGCCTCAAAATGAGAAGCTGCTCTTGAAAGTTCAAAGTGTCACGAAAatcacaaaatatatcaaaataccttAGAAGAAAGAGGTTCACCACAAGCCTCTACAGAGACAATTCAAACCAAGAATTTGTATAAGTAGGGAATTTattgataaaaaatgtaaaaaaatagtaaaagtagaacaaaagacacaaaaacgtCAAAAAAATTACTTCAGGGTGGCCTTACGTCCTGGGATTCAACCCACAAATTATAAGAAATGGCAGAATGTTTAAAGATGCAGTACAAcgataaaaaataataagcaacCCTAACAGAAAccacaataaaaaaacatttactacTCATAATTACGTCATAAGTAATGTTAAGCCGATGGactgtaaagcaaaataaatgttggtCCCATCTGCCATCACTGACTCAATGTGTAACCCTAAGCAGCTCACATTACCAAATTGTatcatttatgtatttctttagaTGAATACCTCAGTGAACTAAATTAAACCTAGAACAGTATATGCTTTCCTGTAAATTAATCTTATTAacaccaaaatttttttttttttcttcagccatgttGCTCAATAAACTGACTCAGCAGTTTGGACACCCCACACAGTCTTTGATTGGCTGGCTGGTAAAAAGATTTCTGGAGAAGAAAAATTGGGTCTTAGAGGCGAATGCGGCGAAGCTGGCACAGATCCAGCCCAATAACACAGTCTTGGAAGTGGGCTTTGGACCCGGTTTGGGGCTCCAGGAAGCTCTCCGTTACCTAACTGACTCTAATGGTAAGCTGTATGGACTTGACTACTCTGAATACATGCATAAAACGGCCACTAGGCGACTCCAGGAGCAGATAACTTCTGGAAAAGTACAGCTTATACTGGGCAGCGTGGAGGACATCCCACTCCCGGACTCCAATGTGGACAGAGTATTTCATTGCAATTGTTACTACTTCTGGCCAGACCTCAAGAAGTGTTCTGCAGAACTGCACAGAGTGATGAAACCAGGTGAGCTGTACCAGTTTTTACTTATGTAAGCCATAATTAGAAGTATGTTCCCTTATTAGTCATTGATTTTGCAAGTTTTTACCAGTTTCACATTGAAGGGAGCCAGATCCAATCCCAGCTCACAGTGAATGTGTTGGGGTCTCAGTGAAAATCTGAAGACTTTAATAATGAGGTCCACATGAATAGAGaattccccccaccccccacccctgagaaatgCTGTAATTTTCTATAGTTCTGGGGTGAGATCTGCAGAGACAGGTATCTTAGCAGTCAATTTACAAAAGCCCACAAATCCAGATCTTTTGGCCAACAACAGTTGTATAGTGGAAAACAGACTATTACAGAAAAAAGTTGGACTTGCACTTTTGTAAGTAATGAAAGCCTGGATC
The sequence above is drawn from the Erpetoichthys calabaricus chromosome 3, fErpCal1.3, whole genome shotgun sequence genome and encodes:
- the LOC114647851 gene encoding uncharacterized methyltransferase YdaC-like, whose translation is MLLNKLTQQFGHPTQSLIGWLVKRFLEKKNWVLEANAAKLAQIQPNNTVLEVGFGPGLGLQEALRYLTDSNGKLYGLDYSEYMHKTATRRLQEQITSGKVQLILGSVEDIPLPDSNVDRVFHCNCYYFWPDLKKCSAELHRVMKPEGLMVATINLDSIKKNVSRGLLQGKMWQPELYMDALLATGFKDVHIKDMEHRNFKYKAIFATAFK